The proteins below are encoded in one region of Pelecanus crispus isolate bPelCri1 chromosome 4, bPelCri1.pri, whole genome shotgun sequence:
- the ATOH1 gene encoding LOW QUALITY PROTEIN: transcription factor ATOH1 (The sequence of the model RefSeq protein was modified relative to this genomic sequence to represent the inferred CDS: deleted 2 bases in 2 codons) — MSLPRAAWAGGGREPPGPGPEPEPPLGPEAGGCGFAPGWLGVCCAARLPTASPRYLPPGDGEEAAAAAAAAGGSAARGGGSSPGGARGAAAAGGGRPRGGGGGGGGGGPGLRAQVSGVQKQRRLAANARERRRMHGLNHAFDQLRNVIPSFNNDKKLSKYETLQMAQIYISALAELLHSPAAPPDAPGKAEHRGAPFEPPCAAGAGPPPGPPAPQQGPPRASPPGHGRTRFPPAAAAAAGGYSVQLDPLRFPSFAEGALMGQRAPSPALLMPQPGQPPQERSKTSPRSHRSDGEFSPRSHYSDSDEAS, encoded by the exons ATGAGCCTGCCGCGAGCCGCctgggccgggggcggccgggagccgccggggccggggccggagccggagccgccgcTGGGGCCggaggcggggggctgcggcttCGCCCCGGGCTGGCTGGGCGTCTGCTGCGCCGCGCGCCTGCCCACCGCCTCGCCCCGCTACCTGCCGCccggggacggggaggaggcggcggcggcggcggcggcggcg ggggggagcgcggcgcggggcggcggcagcagccccggcggggcgaggggcgcggcggcggcgggcggcgggcggccgcggggcggcggcggcggcggcggcggcggggggcccggcctGCGGGCGCAGGTGAGCGGCGTGCAGAAGCAGCGGCGGCTGGCGGCCAACgcgcgggagcggcggcggatGCACGGGCTGAACCACGCCTTCGACCAGCTGCGCAACGTCATCCCCTCCTTCAACAACGACAAGAAGCTCTCCAAGTACGAGACGCTGCAGATGGCGCAGATCTACATCAGCGCCCTGGCCgagctgctgcacagccccgccgcgccccccgaCGCCCCGGGCAAGGCCGAGCACCGCGGGGCTCCCTTCGAGCCGCCCtgcgccgccggggccgggccgccgccggggccgccggcgccgcAGCAGGGGCCGCCGAGAGCCTCGCCCCCCGGGCACGGCAGGACTCgcttcccccccgccgccgccgcc gccgcggggggTTACTCGGTGCAGCTCGACCCGCTGCGCTTCCCCTCCTTCGCGGAGGGCGCCCTGATGGGACAGAGAGCCCCTTCCCCCGCCCTCCTCATGCCGCAGCCCGGGCAGCCGCCGCAGGAGAGGAGCAAAACGTCGCCCCGCTCCCACCGGAGCGACGGGGAGTTCTCGCCCCGCTCCCACTACAGCGACTCGGACGAGGCCAGCTAG